A genomic window from Plasmodium malariae genome assembly, chromosome: 10 includes:
- the PmUG01_10052800 gene encoding fam-m protein → MAENIKLLFFIKIFAFILLIWTCQFKKNMSTFSKSLDENRNLFIKLDTRNYRSLANYKQKIDSNNVCLKENFTNNGVKEKKVNGKNKQSNSALNKMRYYTEVIDYNNGMFDGKYFHFEKKRIKKKDYDNFLEKNKRICDITLGKIKLRSYGFVVAIFFFFVLLGIGMPALHVLNPFNVETKDMQGLWKTLNVTIEKWIKGIEIQVYVALYSVLMIMLSVILIIVFYKILRNNEKYKKIKLITEYNE, encoded by the exons atggctgaaaatattaagttacttttttttataaaaatatttgcatttatacttttaatttggACATGtcaatttaaaaagaatatg aGCACATTTAGTAAATCACTGGATGAAAATCGtaatctttttataaaattagataCAAGAAATTATCGATCACTAGCAAATTATAAACAGAAGATTGATTCAAATAATGTatgtttaaaagaaaattttacaaataatggagtgaaggaaaaaaaagtcaacggaaaaaataaacagtCTAATAGTGCGTTAAATAAGATGCGATACTATACAGAAGTTattgattataataatggaatgtttgatggaaaatatttccattttgaaaaaaaacggattaaaaaaaaagattatgataattttctagaaaaaaataaaagaatttgtGATATAACtttaggaaaaataaaacttagAAGTTATGGATTTGTAGtcgctattttttttttttttgtattgttAGGAATAGGAATGCCCGCATTACATGTATTAAATCCTTTTAATGTTGAAACGAAAGATATGCAAGGATTATGGAAAACTTTGAATGTAACTATAGAGAAATGGATAAAAGGTATAGAAATACAAGTTTATGTGGCATTATATAGCGTACTTATGATTATGTTATCTGTTATTCTTATAATAGtgttttataaaatcttaaggaataatgaaaaatataaaaaaattaagttaataACGGAATACAACGAATGA
- the PmUG01_10052900 gene encoding fam-l protein has translation MEKKIKLYLFIKIAVFFLLTWKYQYCNDLSIFTEYIEIDYNVDTKLDRRCYRLLGKCKRDNYSNIVGLTEEISNNGAYKSIDLYNNEKGNPGKKKHINGTSKYEEGHKVTVKNKTCIFETNKYSHLEKIIFKELDYMDFLKKNRTISEKVYKKIICKKCRLRFALPLLLLLLLLISLILDFTSTFGPLHILLNGLKNYLSKDLFYNLNSTLWHSPLRWISYSKRTVNNGKKIMSGVLGNLLGIIIYILPLILLGTSIIFGIIYYHKKVKKFEKIKFRKR, from the exons atggagaaaaaaataaagttatacttatttattaaaattgctgtttttttccttttaactTGGAAATATCAATATTGCAATGATTTG AGTATATTTACCGAATACATAGAAATTGACTATAATGTTGATACAAAATTGGACAGAAGGTGTTATCGTTTACTAGGAAAATGTAAAAGAGataattattcaaatattgTAGGGTTAACAGAAGAAATATCAAATAATGGAGCATACAAAAGTATAGatctatataataatgaaaaaggaaacccaggaaaaaagaaacatattAATGGTACATCAAAGTATGAAGAAGGCCACAAAGTAActgtgaaaaataaaacgtgcatatttgaaacaaataaatattcccatttagaaaaaattatattcaaagaacttgACTATAtggattttcttaaaaaaaacagaacaaTTAGTGAGAaagtttacaaaaaaataatatgtaagAAGTGTAGATTACGCTTTGCTTTACCTTTATTATTgcttttgttattattaatatcacTGATATTAGATTTTACCTCTACTTTTGGCCCTTTACATATTTTGCTTAACGGATTGAAAAATTATCTTAGTAaggatttattttataatttaaattcaaCATTGTGGCATTCTCCATTAAGGTGGATATCGTATTCTAAAAGGACTGTTAATAACGGAAAGAAAATAATGTCTGGTGTTTTAGGAAATTTACTtggtattataatatatattttgcctttaattttattaggtACCTCAATTATATTtggaattatatattaccataaaaaagttaaaaaatttgaaaaaattaagtttagGAAAAGATAA